The Streptomyces sp. NBC_01197 genome window below encodes:
- a CDS encoding glycerophosphodiester phosphodiesterase, which yields MARHLFGGSAADVAEDITGARVPNASGTVWDGPGSGAIQLIDLTDLGGSPIQGLTSDSQGMIGQFYGPDGVDTLWVDFGSGRVILTPTDVAEWLDEHETADDPHGIKGWAEAMFSGGGQTMTVEKLLQDQVFYAAHRGSGLEAPEHTMEAYEYAVASGATAIEVSVQATADGTLVCMHDTDMTRVFGVAGSVNTYAYSAARNTLKPNPSDLLGAGWGPQKLTPLRNVLDRFLGKVVIFLEPKTNDASAILTGGWLMNNYPSCASSVVWKTYYNNATKQWAQDKGMKTWAYIDATTAAADMDTYDANVDYWGVPHTSTDAKVAEVVARGKPVIVWEVARRSDRDRFAGLGVRGMMTPSIHYIKPVTQIIPRDNWKSQVKAPGDIGLENYDGKFALKYDGTGIAYFDFMDRASCLMGAVSIPTFPANGYRVSFDMKYDVVPASTLHAGIAFGKVADDKYRFSEINTSGGYHVAIRGGGDIQVYSHNTTVPNGTVLAQGTASKAPVAGQWMSFQVDLTPTQIILRRTDLTPVFQIASNDTTYRGGYVHLSGGSVVDPTQKPKWRNFSITAL from the coding sequence ATGGCGAGACACCTTTTTGGGGGCTCAGCTGCTGACGTAGCTGAGGACATTACTGGTGCCCGGGTGCCTAATGCCTCGGGCACCGTATGGGATGGTCCCGGATCTGGGGCTATTCAGTTGATAGACCTCACTGACCTTGGAGGAAGTCCAATTCAGGGGCTTACCTCAGACTCTCAGGGAATGATCGGGCAGTTCTACGGACCGGACGGGGTAGACACCCTTTGGGTTGATTTTGGGTCCGGCAGAGTAATTCTCACCCCTACTGATGTAGCTGAGTGGCTGGACGAACACGAGACAGCTGATGATCCCCATGGAATCAAGGGCTGGGCTGAGGCCATGTTCTCTGGCGGCGGCCAGACCATGACCGTTGAGAAGCTGCTCCAGGACCAGGTTTTCTACGCGGCTCACAGGGGCTCGGGCCTTGAGGCCCCTGAGCACACCATGGAGGCATACGAGTACGCCGTAGCCTCTGGTGCCACTGCTATTGAGGTCTCTGTACAGGCGACCGCTGACGGCACCCTCGTCTGTATGCACGACACTGACATGACTCGTGTCTTTGGTGTAGCAGGCTCGGTCAACACGTACGCCTATAGCGCTGCCAGGAACACCCTCAAGCCGAACCCCAGTGACCTCCTGGGGGCTGGCTGGGGCCCTCAGAAGCTGACCCCTCTCCGAAACGTTTTGGACAGGTTCCTGGGCAAGGTAGTCATCTTCCTTGAGCCTAAGACGAATGATGCCTCTGCCATCCTTACGGGTGGCTGGCTCATGAACAACTATCCCTCCTGTGCCTCTTCTGTGGTCTGGAAGACCTACTACAACAACGCCACAAAGCAATGGGCCCAGGACAAGGGGATGAAGACCTGGGCATATATCGACGCCACTACAGCTGCTGCGGATATGGACACCTACGATGCCAATGTTGACTATTGGGGTGTGCCTCACACTTCAACAGATGCCAAAGTTGCTGAAGTTGTAGCCAGGGGTAAGCCGGTCATTGTCTGGGAAGTCGCCCGGCGAAGTGACCGAGACAGATTTGCTGGTCTGGGGGTCAGAGGAATGATGACTCCCTCTATTCACTACATCAAGCCCGTCACGCAGATTATCCCTCGGGACAACTGGAAGAGTCAGGTGAAGGCTCCTGGGGATATAGGACTTGAGAATTACGATGGCAAGTTTGCTCTCAAGTATGACGGTACAGGAATTGCCTACTTTGACTTCATGGACCGGGCTTCCTGTCTTATGGGTGCTGTCAGCATCCCCACCTTTCCAGCAAACGGGTACAGGGTCTCCTTTGACATGAAGTATGACGTTGTCCCTGCTTCAACGCTTCATGCTGGCATTGCCTTCGGCAAGGTAGCTGACGATAAATACCGGTTCTCAGAAATCAATACGTCTGGCGGCTACCACGTAGCCATTCGTGGCGGCGGTGATATTCAGGTCTACTCACACAACACCACGGTTCCCAATGGGACTGTGCTGGCACAGGGTACAGCCTCAAAGGCGCCTGTAGCCGGACAGTGGATGTCGTTCCAGGTTGACTTGACTCCTACTCAGATCATTCTCAGGCGTACGGACTTGACCCCGGTATTTCAGATCGCCTCAAATGACACCACATACAGGGGAGGCTACGTACATCTTTCTGGTGGTTCAGTAGTTGACCCTACTCAAAAGCCTAAGTGGCGGAACTTCTCGATCACGGCACTGTAA